From a single Phaenicophaeus curvirostris isolate KB17595 chromosome 8, BPBGC_Pcur_1.0, whole genome shotgun sequence genomic region:
- the IER5 gene encoding immediate early response gene 5 protein, producing MEFKLEAHRIVSISLGKIYSARGQRGGLKLHKNLLVSLVLRSARQVYLSEPGCPPEPPPEEQQPPPPPPQEQEQAARLPVADSRGCGCCGEAPCGAAAPAPPPCPRKRSAGEQGPAGSPVKRPRREVEEEPPPPPGEQEDMETGNVASLISIFGSSFSGLLGKEPRARRRDPCEGGDAADSAEPGQICCDEPVLRTLNPWSTAIVAF from the coding sequence ATGGAGTTCAAGCTGGAGGCGCACCGCATCGTCAGCATCTCGCTGGGCAAGATCTACAGCGCGCGGGGCCAGCGCggcggcctcaagctgcacaaGAACCTCCTGGTGTCGCTGGTGCTGCGCAGCGCCCGCCAGGTCTACCTGAGCGAGCCGGGCTGCCCGCCCGAGCCGCCCCCCGAGGagcagcagccgccgccgccgcccccgcagGAGCAAGAGCAGGCGGCGCGGCTACCGGTGGCGGATTCGCGGGGCTGTGGATGTTGCGGCGAGGCGCCCtgcggcgccgccgcccccgcgccgcccccctGCCCGCGGAAGCGAAGCGCCGGCGAGCAGGGCCCGGCGGGCTCCCCGGTGAAGAGGCCGCGCCGCGAGGTGGaggaggagccgccgccgccgccgggcgAGCAGGAGGACATGGAGACGGGCAACGTGGCCAGCCTCATCAGCATCTTCGGCTCCAGCTTCTCGGGACTGCTCGGCAAGGAGCCCCGAGCCCGGCGGCGGGACCCGTGTGAGGGCGGGGACGCGGCGGACAGCGCCGAGCCGGGGCAGATCTGCTGCGACGAGCCGGTGCTGCGGACCCTCAACCCCTGGAGCACGGCGATCGTGGCTTTCTGA